In one SAR202 cluster bacterium genomic region, the following are encoded:
- a CDS encoding ABC transporter ATP-binding protein, with protein MYGGGFGGGFGGGGMMGGGRMGGGGGSMGGGRFGHLGLDQDEGGKAYDHKVVTRLMRYMRPHMKLVVITFLAMMVYTATVVALPWLTKLVIDDYIRTRDLSGLNMIVAIFIGVAALQFAMSYAHQRLLSYIGQRMLYTIRVQLFSHIQRLSMSFFDRNEVGRVMSRVQNDVQQLQEVLNIVVNSLAQVISLVGIVVVMLVMQWELALITFTVIPLLFIVLIVWQRFALRSFQRARKAIADVNSGLQENISGVRVVQSLNREEANIKRFGKSNTENLDANLEASRVSAILFPTVELLTSLGMALVVLFGGIMVLEGNLEVGVLVAFALYIQRFFEPVRNLTQEYSGLQRAMVSGQRIFEILDITPDVEDKPGAVELPPVKGHIRYEGVGFHYSKDTPVLQEINLEVQPGQTVAFVGPTGAGKTTMVSLLLRLYDVTEGKITIDGHDLRDVTQKSLSRQMSIVPQEPYLFSGASIKDNIRYNREWITDEQIVKAATAVGAHDFVTRLEKGYDTVLQERGSNLSIGQRQLISFARAIVAEPQILILDEATANIDTQSELVIQQALGELLKGRTAVVIAHRLSTIRNADIIVVIDKGRIVEKGRHAELMALNGLYAKLSSFSAVGGDEKPRPQREGREGGRGMRGEGMGGMGGGGRRRLAGEGAD; from the coding sequence ATGTACGGAGGCGGGTTCGGAGGAGGCTTCGGCGGCGGCGGCATGATGGGTGGCGGGCGAATGGGCGGTGGCGGCGGGAGTATGGGCGGCGGCCGTTTCGGCCACCTGGGCCTGGACCAGGACGAGGGCGGCAAAGCGTATGACCACAAGGTCGTGACCCGCCTGATGCGCTACATGCGCCCCCACATGAAGCTGGTCGTCATCACCTTCCTGGCAATGATGGTCTACACCGCCACCGTTGTCGCACTCCCGTGGCTGACAAAGCTCGTCATCGACGACTACATCCGCACCCGCGACCTCAGCGGCCTCAACATGATCGTCGCGATCTTTATCGGCGTCGCCGCGCTCCAGTTCGCCATGAGCTACGCCCACCAGCGCCTCCTGTCCTACATCGGCCAGCGCATGCTGTACACGATCCGCGTCCAGCTTTTCAGCCACATCCAGCGCCTCTCGATGTCGTTCTTCGACCGCAACGAAGTCGGCCGCGTGATGTCCCGCGTCCAGAACGACGTACAGCAGCTCCAGGAGGTGCTGAATATAGTCGTGAACAGCCTGGCGCAGGTCATCAGCCTCGTCGGCATCGTCGTCGTCATGCTCGTGATGCAGTGGGAGCTCGCGCTTATCACCTTCACCGTCATCCCTCTTCTGTTCATCGTGCTCATCGTCTGGCAGCGCTTTGCCCTCCGCTCTTTCCAGCGGGCGCGCAAGGCCATCGCCGACGTTAACTCCGGCCTGCAAGAGAACATATCCGGCGTCCGGGTCGTCCAGAGCCTCAACCGCGAAGAGGCGAACATCAAGCGCTTCGGCAAGTCCAACACCGAGAACCTGGACGCCAACCTGGAGGCGAGTCGCGTCTCCGCCATCCTTTTCCCCACCGTGGAGCTCCTCACATCCCTCGGCATGGCGCTCGTCGTCCTGTTCGGCGGCATCATGGTGCTGGAGGGCAACCTGGAAGTTGGCGTCCTCGTAGCCTTCGCGCTTTACATCCAGCGCTTCTTTGAGCCGGTCCGCAACCTCACCCAGGAGTACAGCGGCCTCCAGCGGGCCATGGTCTCCGGCCAGCGAATCTTCGAGATACTGGACATCACGCCCGACGTTGAGGACAAGCCCGGGGCAGTGGAGCTGCCGCCCGTGAAGGGACATATCCGGTACGAGGGCGTGGGCTTTCACTACTCCAAGGACACGCCAGTGCTCCAGGAGATCAACCTGGAGGTCCAGCCCGGCCAGACGGTCGCTTTCGTCGGCCCAACCGGCGCGGGCAAGACGACGATGGTCTCGCTCCTCCTGCGACTCTACGATGTCACAGAGGGCAAGATCACTATCGATGGCCACGACCTGCGCGACGTTACCCAGAAGTCGCTGTCCCGCCAGATGAGCATCGTCCCGCAGGAGCCGTACCTCTTCTCCGGCGCATCCATCAAGGACAACATTCGTTATAACCGGGAGTGGATCACGGACGAGCAGATTGTGAAGGCGGCAACCGCCGTCGGCGCGCACGACTTCGTGACCCGCCTGGAGAAGGGCTACGACACCGTTCTCCAGGAGCGCGGCAGCAACCTTAGTATCGGCCAGCGCCAGCTCATCAGCTTCGCCCGCGCGATCGTTGCGGAGCCGCAAATACTCATCCTGGACGAGGCCACCGCAAACATCGACACCCAGTCGGAGCTCGTCATCCAGCAGGCGCTGGGTGAGCTGCTCAAGGGGCGCACGGCGGTCGTGATCGCTCACCGCCTCTCGACGATCCGCAACGCGGATATCATCGTGGTGATTGACAAGGGGCGCATAGTAGAAAAGGGCAGGCACGCGGAGCTAATGGCCCTGAACGGCCTCTATGCGAAACTCAGCTCTTTCAGCGCGGTGGGCGGGGACGAAAAGCCGCGGCCGCAGCGCGAGGGGCGCGAAGGCGGCCGCGGGATGCGTGGCGAGGGGATGGGGGGAATGGGTGGCGGCGGCAGGCGAAGGCTGGCCGGCGAAGGCGCCGACTAG